From a region of the Solanum stenotomum isolate F172 chromosome 2, ASM1918654v1, whole genome shotgun sequence genome:
- the LOC125856846 gene encoding NAC domain-containing protein 78-like produces the protein MENLQEGFRFSPTDAEAVTFLLRFIAGKLINDSGFITTHVDTYSKQEPWDIYSHGVPCCNDDDDNDCSQYRFFITKLKKKSKSRYSRDVGNKGNWKQQDKSKPVRKNGGPVIGYKKSMTYMNKGNNKKMGDWLMKEYTLSEYLLDKFDKDCRDYVLCSVKKRTRSKGKLKLVNIVPEEELEDQSSAESTSFTEGLQGGGGEYVPQLELQNDMHEGSSNFVEPLSAPYTFEPMSMLDFDYQYLPADYDCLRSITA, from the coding sequence ATGGAGAATTTGCAAGAGGGTTTTCGATTTAGTCCGACTGATGCAGAAGCTGTTACTTTCTTGTTGAGATTCATTGCTGGAAAATTGATTAATGATTCTGGATTCATCACAACTCATGTTGATACTTACAGTAAACAAGAACCATGGGATATTTACAGTCACGGAGTACCCTGCTGTAATGACGATGACGACAATGACTGTAGTCAGTATCGCTTCTTCATCACAAAACTCAAGAAGAAAAGCAAGTCAAGATATAGTCGTGATGTGGGAAACAAGGGAAATTGGAAACAGCAAGACAAGAGCAAACCCGTTCGAAAGAATGGTGGACCAGTGATTGGATACAAGAAGAGCATGACTTATATGAATAAAGGAAATAACAAGAAAATGGGTGATTGGTTAATGAAGGAATACACCCTCTCTGAGTATCTTCTTGATAAATTTGACAAGGATTGCAGAGATTATGTTCTCTGTTCTGTTAAGAAGAGAACTCGCTCTAAAGGAAAATTGAAGTTGGTGAATATTGTTCCCGAAGAGGAGTTGGAAGACCAAAGCTCGGCGGAATCGACTAGTTTTACTGAGGGATTACAAGGAGGGGGAGGGGAATATGTGCCACAATTAGAGTTGCAGAATGATATGCACGAGGGATCGAGCAACTTCGTTGAGCCATTATCAGCTCCTTATACTTTCGAACCCATGTCCATGCTAGATTTTGATTATCAATATTTACCTGCTGACTATGATTGTCTAAGAAGCATTACTGCTTAA
- the LOC125855672 gene encoding NAC domain-containing protein 90-like, whose product MGNLKEGFRFSPTDAEAVTFLLRFIAGKLMNDSGFITTHVDTYSKQEPWDIYSHGVPCCNDDDCSQHRFFITKLKKKSESRYSRDVGNKGSWKQQDKSKPVRKKGGPVIGYKKSMSYMNKGYYNKKNGDWLMKEYTLSEYLLDKFDKDCRDYVLXNIHLREVEVDRRSTMKGD is encoded by the exons ATGGGGAATCTGAAAGAGGGTTTCCGATTCAGTCCGACTGATGCAGAAGCTGTTACTTTCTTGTTGAGATTCATTGCTGGAAAATTGATGAATGATTCTGGATTCATCACTACTCATGTTGATACTTACAGTAAACAAGAACCATGGGATATTTACAGTCACGGAGTACCCTGCTGTAATGACGATGACTGTAGTCAGCATCGCTTCTTCATcacaaaactcaagaaaaaaagCGAGTCAAGATATAGTCGTGATGTGGGAAACAAGGGCAGTTGGAAACAGCAAGACAAGAGCAAACCTGTTCGAAAGAAGGGTGGACCGGTGATTGGATACAAGAAGAGCATGTCTTATATGAATAAAGGCTATTATAACAAGAAAAATGGTGATTGGCTGATGAAGGAATACACTCTCTCAGAGTATCTTCTTGATAAATTTGACAAGGATTGCAGAGATTATGTTCTCTGNaacatccatctca gagaggtagaggtagatcGAAGAAGTACGATGAAAGGTGATTAG